Proteins from a genomic interval of Panthera tigris isolate Pti1 chromosome A2, P.tigris_Pti1_mat1.1, whole genome shotgun sequence:
- the PDIA4 gene encoding protein disulfide-isomerase A4, with protein MRPRKACLLVLLLALAQLLAVASAGGPDEDSNKEDAIEDEEEEDDDDDEEEDDLEVKEENGVLILNDANFDNFVADKDTVLLEFYAPWCGHCKQFAPEYEKIASALKENDPPIPVAKIDATSESALASRFGVSGYPTIKVLKKGQAVDYEGSRTQEEIVAKVKEISQPSWTPPPEVTLVLTKDNFDEVVNDADIILVEFYAPWCGHCKKLAPDYEKAAKELSQRSPPIPLAKVDATAETDLAKRFDVSSYPTLKIFRKGKPFDYNGPREKYGIVDYMIEQSGPPSKAIVALKQVQEFLKDGDDVIIIGVFTAESDLAYQQYQEAANNLREDYKFHHTFSTEIAKFLKVSSGKLVVMQPEKFQSKFEPRSYVMEIQSTTEGSAIRDHVLKHTLPLVGHRKTSNDAKRYTRRPLVVVYYSVDFSFDYRAATQFWRNKVLEVAKDFPEYTFAVADEDDFATEVKDLGLSESGEDVNAAILDEGGRKFAMEPDEFDSDTLREFVRAFKKGKLKPVVKSQPVPKNNKGPVKVVVGKTFDSIVMDPKKDVLIEFYAPWCGHCKQLEPEYTALGKKYKGHKNLVIAKMDATANDIPNNRYKVEGFPTIYFAPSGDKKNPIKFEDGNRDLEHLSKFVEEHATKLSRTREEL; from the exons ATTCTAATAAGGAAGATGCCAttgaggatgaagaggaggaggacgacgacgacgacgaggaGGAAGACGACTtggaagtgaaagaagaaaatggggtCCTGATCCTGAACGACGCAAACTTTGATAACTTTGTGGCAGACAAAGACACGGTGCTGCTGGAGTTTTATGCTCCATG GTGTGGACATTGCAAGCAGTTTGCTCCAGAATATGAAAAAATCGCCAGTGCCTTGAAGGAGAATGACCCTCCCATTCCTGTGGCCAAGATTGACGCGACCTCGGAGTCGGCGCTGGCCAGCAGGTTTGGCGTGAGCGGCTACCCCACCATCAAGGTCCTTAAGAAGGGGCAGGCTGTGGACTACGAGGGCTCCCGGACCCAGGAAG AAattgtggccaaggtcaaagagatctCCCAGCCCAGCTGGACGCCCCCACCAGAAGTCACGCTTGTGCTGACCAAGGATAACTTCGATGAAGTTGTGAACGATGCAGACATCATTCTGGTGGAGTTCTATGCCCCCTG GTGTGGACACTGCAAGAAACTGGCCCCCGATTACGAGAAGGCGGCCAAGGAGCTGAGCCAGCGTTCCCCCCCAATCCCCCTGGCCAAGGTCGACGCCACTGCCGAAACAGACCTGGCCAAGAGGTTCGACGTCTCTAGCTATCCCACCCTGAAAATCTTCCGCAAGGGAAAACCCTTTGATTACAACGGCCCACGGGAAAAATACG GGATCGTGGACTACATGATCGAGCAGTCGGGGCCGCCCTCCAAGGCGATCGTGGCTCTGAAGCAGGTCCAGGAGTTCCTGAAGGACGGGGACGATGTCATCATCATCGGGGTCTTTACGGCGGAGAGTGACCTGGCCTACCAGCAGTACCAGGAAGCCG CCAACAACCTAAGAGAAGATTACAAATTCCACCACACTTTCAGCACTGAAATAGCAAAGTTCTTGAAAGTCTCCTCTGGGAAGTTGGTTGTAATGCAGCCTGAGAAATTCCAGTCCAAATTCGAGCCCAGGAGCTACGTGATGGAGATCCAG agcaCCACCGAGGGGTCAGCCATCAGGGACCACGTGTTGAAGCACACCTTGCCCCTGGTGGGCCATCGCAAGACCTCCAATGACGCCAAGCGGTACACGCGGCGCCCCCTGGTGGTCGTCTACTACAGCGTGGACTTCAGCTTTGATTACAGAGCTG CCACTCAGTTTTGGCGGAACAAGGTCCTGGAGGTGGCCAAGGACTTCCCCGAGTACACCTTCGCCGTGGCTGATGAGGATGACTTTGCCACGGAGGTGAAGGACCTGGGGCTCAGCGAGAGCGGCGAGGACGTCAACGCAGCCATCCTGGACGAGGGCGGGAGGAAGTTCGCCATGGAGCCCGACGAGTTTGACTCTGACACCCTCCGTGAGTTTGTCAGAGCTTTCAAAAAAG GAAAACTAAAGCCGGTTGTCAAGTCCCAGCCAGTGCCCAAGAACAACAAGGGACCTGTCAAGGTCGTGGTGGGGAAGACGTTTGACTCCATCGTGATGGACCCCAAGAAGGACGTCCTCATCGAATTCTACGCGCCCTGGTGCGGGCACTGCAAGCAGCTGGAGCCCGAGTATACCGCCCTTGGCAAGAAGTACAAGGGCCACAAGAATCTGGTCATCGCCAAGATGGACGCCACCGCCAACGACATCCCCAACAACCGCTACAAAGTCGAGGGGTTCCCGACCATCTACTTTGCCCCCAGCGGGGACAAAAAGAACCCGATAAAGTTTGAGGATGGAAACCGAGATCTGGAACATTTGAGCAAGTTTGTAGAAGAACATGCCACAAAACTGAGCAGGACCAGGGAGGAGCTTTGA